AGAAGCACGATATCTGAAGTTTACAACTTTGGAGACAACCGTGAAAGAACAATGATTCGGGCTACCACAGCGGCCTTGAACATGCTAAGAATTCAGATTTTAAGGGCCGACTAAAAACTCAAAAAAAGATGGCTAAAAGTTTGAATAATTGAAATAAAATCGCGTAATTTGCACCCTGTTTGAAGAGAAAGAAAAGAAAAACGGTATAACAATGTCAAAAGTTTGTCAAATCACCGGAAGAAAAGTTCAAGTTGGTAACAATGTTTCTCACTCTAAGAGAAGAACTAAAAGAACTTTCGAACCTAATTTGAAGACCAAAAGATTCTTCCTAGTTGAAGAAAACAGATGGGTAACCTTGAAGGTTTCTGCTCAAGGTATTCGCACTATTAACAAGAATGGCCTTAAGAACGCTTTGGATAAAGCTCAGGCTGCAGGTTTAATCGGCATTTATTAATTAGGAGATTCAAGAAATGGCTAAAAAAGGTAATCGAGTTCAAGTAATTCTTGAGTGCACCGAGCATAAGGAAAGTGGTATGCCAGGAACTTCTCGCTACGTGACTACAAAGAACAAAAAAAACACACCAGCACGTATCGAAAGAAGAAAGTACAACCCAATTTTGAAAAGAGTAACTCTCCACAGAGAAATTAAATAGTTTTTGAACCATGGCAAAGAAAGTAGTTGCAACTCTGAAAAAAGAAGGAGGCGGTAAGGAACTTACCAAGTGTATCAAGATGGTTAAGTCTGAGAAGACAGGAGCCTATACTTTTAAGGAAGAAATGGTTCCAACCGGAGACGTTAAGGAATTCTTTACAAAAAAGTAATTTCGATAATATTTCACTGTTTAGAAAAAGCTTCTTGAATAAAGAAGCTTTTTTTATATTTGGCTTCGTTTTAAAACCTTCAATAATGGGATTATTTGACTTCTTCTCGAAAGGGAAAAAAGAACAGCTAGACAAGGGCCTCGAAAAAACTAAAGAAAGTGTTCTATCCAAGCTCTCGCGCGCTATTGCTGGTAAATCACGAGTAGATGATGATGTTCTAGACAACCTAGAAGAAGCGCTAATAATGTCGGATGTGGGAGTAGAAACGACGGTTAAAATTATAGAACGCATACAAGATCGTGTTGCTCGCAACAAGTACATGGGAACCGAAGAGTTAAATGCTATCCTAAAAGATGAAATTGTTAATCTTTTGGAAGAGAATAACTCTGTATATAACAATAAGGTAACCTACGGCGACGAAAAAAAGCCTTACGTCATTATGGTTGTTGGCGTTAATGGCGTAGGCAAAACTACAACCATTGGTAAGCTTGCTGCTCAACTAACCAACAACGGCAAGAAGGTCTACCTAGGAGCAGCCGACACATTCCGTGCCGCTGCAATCGAACAACTTACAGTTTGGGCAGAACGCTCCAAGTCAACAATCATCAAGCAGCAAATGGGCTCCGACCCTGCATCTGTTGCATTCGATACGCTTTCGTCCGCAAAAAAGAATGATGCCGATGTGGTTATCATCGATACCGCAGGGCGTCTTCATAATAAGATAAACCTGATGAACGAGCTTTCGAAGATCAAGAACGTAATGCAAAAGGTTATTCCTGATGCACCCCACGAAGTTCTTTTGGTTCTCGATGGTTCAACAGGTCAGAATGCCTTCGAACAGGCAAAGCAGTTTACCAAAGCAACTGATGTTACCGCATTGGCGCTTACTAAGTTAGATGGCACAGCAAAGGGGGGCGTTGTTCTTGGCATCTCCGATCAGTTTAAAATCCCCGTAAAGTTTATTGGTGTTGGCGAAGGTATCGATGATTTGCAGCTTTTCGATCGAAAAACATTCGTTGAATCTTTGTTCAATATTTAGCCTATATCGCTACCCCATATTTTGTAAATGGATAAAAAGAAAATAAACATAGTAACGCTAGGTTGTTCGAAGAATCTTGTTGATTCGGAGCGACTTTACAAGCAGTTAGAGGCTAATGGCTATAGCGTAGTACACGACTCGAACGATACCAGCGCAAAAGTGGTGGTTATCAATACCTGCGGATTCATTGGCGATGCTAAGGAGGAGTCAATTGATACTATTCTCTCGTTTGCTCATGCAAAAGAAAAAGGTAAAATTCGGCACCTTTTTGTAATGGGCTGCCTTTCGGAGCGTTACAAAAAGGATCTACAACTAGAGATTCCTGAAGTTGATGAATTTTTTGGGGTAAACAATCTGGAAGATATTATAAAGGCTATTGGAGGCGATTTAAAAACGGATC
This sequence is a window from Acetobacteroides hydrogenigenes. Protein-coding genes within it:
- the rpmG gene encoding 50S ribosomal protein L33; this encodes MAKKGNRVQVILECTEHKESGMPGTSRYVTTKNKKNTPARIERRKYNPILKRVTLHREIK
- a CDS encoding DUF4295 domain-containing protein produces the protein MAKKVVATLKKEGGGKELTKCIKMVKSEKTGAYTFKEEMVPTGDVKEFFTKK
- the rpmB gene encoding 50S ribosomal protein L28 — translated: MSKVCQITGRKVQVGNNVSHSKRRTKRTFEPNLKTKRFFLVEENRWVTLKVSAQGIRTINKNGLKNALDKAQAAGLIGIY
- the ftsY gene encoding signal recognition particle-docking protein FtsY, with protein sequence MGLFDFFSKGKKEQLDKGLEKTKESVLSKLSRAIAGKSRVDDDVLDNLEEALIMSDVGVETTVKIIERIQDRVARNKYMGTEELNAILKDEIVNLLEENNSVYNNKVTYGDEKKPYVIMVVGVNGVGKTTTIGKLAAQLTNNGKKVYLGAADTFRAAAIEQLTVWAERSKSTIIKQQMGSDPASVAFDTLSSAKKNDADVVIIDTAGRLHNKINLMNELSKIKNVMQKVIPDAPHEVLLVLDGSTGQNAFEQAKQFTKATDVTALALTKLDGTAKGGVVLGISDQFKIPVKFIGVGEGIDDLQLFDRKTFVESLFNI